In Elaeis guineensis isolate ETL-2024a chromosome 1, EG11, whole genome shotgun sequence, a genomic segment contains:
- the LOC140854853 gene encoding uncharacterized protein, translating into MDSKSPAEEDHYSVPFSSLHGDERFCARLISRDSAPVDLSPRVYHRARGQVPFDWETRPGTPKRPTGSEAIPPLRPPPMLQSAQLARRSCIAEATSTPLRFRIWNAVTSLGSKNQRQKEARKCISSRGNSSTRVASNGCFMRPLKLAVFGGVKRWDS; encoded by the coding sequence ATGGACTCCAAATCTCCAGCTGAAGAAGACCACTACTCGGTGCCCTTCTCATCCCTCCACGGTGATGAACGGTTCTGTGCTCGGCTTATTTCCAGGGATTCAGCTCCAGTGGACTTGTCGCCTAGAGTTTATCACAGAGCACGCGGCCAGGTTCCTTTCGACTGGGAGACACGTCCGGGTACGCCCAAGAGGCCGACTGGAAGTGAAGCAATTCCGCCGCTCAGGCCCCCACCGATGCTGCAGAGTGCACAGCTTGCTCGACGCAGCTGCATAGCTGAAGCAACCTCGACACCGCTGAGGTTTCGGATTTGGAACGCGGTGACGAGCCTTGGAAGCAAAAACCAGAGACAGAAGGAAGCACGTAAGTGCATTTCAAGTCGTGGTAATTCAAGCACTCGGGTGGCTTCTAATGGTTGCTTCATGAGGCCACTGAAGCTAGCGGTTTTTGGTGGTGTCAAGAGGTGGGACTCTTGA